The proteins below are encoded in one region of Nitrospirota bacterium:
- a CDS encoding aminodeoxychorismate/anthranilate synthase component II, producing the protein MLLMIDNYDSFTYNLVQYLGELGEDIKVFRNDKITISEIEKLDPARIVISPGPCTPKEAGISIKTIQHFTGKIPILGVCLGHQSIGAAYGAEIVNAPRLMHGKTSMIHHDGKTIFKDLPNPFEATRYHSLIIKKDTLSDDFIITAWTDQDEIMGIRHKEFVLEGVQFHPESILTRAGKDLLRNFIKLKY; encoded by the coding sequence ATGTTATTAATGATCGACAATTATGATTCCTTTACCTATAACCTCGTCCAGTATCTCGGGGAGCTGGGTGAGGATATAAAGGTATTCAGAAACGACAAGATCACGATCTCAGAGATAGAGAAGTTGGATCCTGCAAGAATTGTTATCTCCCCCGGTCCCTGCACGCCGAAGGAGGCTGGCATCTCTATAAAGACGATACAGCATTTTACGGGAAAGATCCCGATACTCGGCGTTTGCCTCGGTCACCAGTCAATAGGCGCTGCCTACGGGGCCGAAATAGTGAACGCGCCGAGGCTGATGCACGGGAAGACCTCGATGATCCATCACGACGGTAAGACAATATTCAAAGACCTGCCCAACCCGTTTGAGGCAACACGCTATCATTCGCTGATTATAAAGAAAGACACCCTCTCTGATGATTTCATAATAACCGCATGGACGGACCAGGACGAGATCATGGGAATAAGGCACAAAGAATTTGTCCTCGAAGGAGTGCAGTTCCATCCTGAGTCAATACTCACAAGGGCGGGAAAAGACCTTTTAAGAAATTTTATAAAACTGAAATATTAG
- a CDS encoding glycine zipper family protein, with the protein MFKKILIITVLSIMVFQGAAFAAGEGETVFRDSLYGAAIGALLGVAVYAIDADHFGTKVGAGVLIGTFGGLFYGLKETSSLAEIENGKIKLAVPTPVIQKTNSGTLYSASLLNAKF; encoded by the coding sequence ATGTTTAAGAAGATCTTAATTATTACGGTCCTTTCAATAATGGTTTTTCAGGGCGCTGCATTTGCTGCTGGTGAAGGAGAAACAGTTTTCAGGGATTCACTCTACGGGGCCGCAATAGGGGCGTTATTAGGAGTCGCTGTTTACGCGATTGACGCGGACCATTTTGGAACAAAGGTCGGCGCAGGGGTCCTCATCGGGACTTTCGGAGGTTTATTTTACGGTCTTAAAGAGACGAGCAGCCTTGCGGAAATAGAGAACGGAAAAATTAAACTGGCTGTACCTACACCTGTAATACAGAAAACTAATAGCGGCACGCTGTATTCCGCATCGCTGCTGAATGCAAAGTTTTAA